A DNA window from Streptomyces canus contains the following coding sequences:
- a CDS encoding Fic family protein: MAAGATTPSTSPAPTAPARASMAHLNPVKIHPWKDGNGRMSRALSSLVFSREALMSPEVSSIEEWLGRGQNTYAYCQVLEVGYYQVLEVGGPHWSPSGTPGPGSGSA, translated from the coding sequence ATGGCCGCTGGCGCGACGACCCCGTCTACGTCACCAGCCCCGACGGCCCCCGCCCGCGCGTCCATGGCCCACCTCAACCCCGTCAAGATCCACCCCTGGAAGGACGGCAACGGACGCATGTCCCGCGCCCTGTCCAGCCTCGTGTTCTCCCGCGAGGCCCTGATGTCACCCGAGGTCTCCTCCATCGAGGAGTGGCTCGGCCGGGGACAGAACACGTACGCCTATTGCCAGGTCCTGGAGGTGGGCTATTACCAGGTTCTGGAGGTGGGCGGCCCGCATTGGAGCCCGAGCGGGACACCCGGCCCTGGATCCGGTTCTGCCTGA